From the genome of Campylobacter concisus, one region includes:
- a CDS encoding ABC transporter ATP-binding protein, which yields MLELKNVEYEILRDKVVRNFSLNVKGGEVVTLFGPSGCGKTTILRLISGLNEPRKGKIFNNFKKTTYFFQENRLLTWKNALENVLLVMDKPDVNAVLELFKKVGLSQKDTLKYPSELSGGMRQRVAFVRAVVTKPDLLLMDEPFSGLDYDMKEILIEIIGQRVSEGMSVVLVTHDRMEAVKMSNRIYFLSSKGAVIQRELEIDKDFKERDFTFISKMIDENFKGQIYYD from the coding sequence ATGCTTGAGCTTAAAAATGTAGAGTATGAAATTTTAAGAGATAAGGTCGTAAGGAATTTTAGTCTAAATGTAAAAGGTGGCGAGGTGGTGACGCTTTTTGGACCATCAGGATGTGGTAAGACGACGATACTTCGGCTTATTAGCGGACTAAATGAGCCTAGAAAAGGAAAAATTTTTAATAATTTTAAAAAGACTACATATTTTTTCCAAGAAAATCGCCTACTTACATGGAAAAATGCTCTTGAAAATGTGCTTTTAGTTATGGATAAACCAGATGTTAACGCTGTTTTAGAGCTTTTTAAAAAGGTTGGACTAAGTCAAAAGGACACTTTAAAATACCCAAGTGAGCTAAGCGGTGGCATGAGACAAAGGGTCGCTTTCGTAAGAGCGGTTGTAACAAAGCCTGATCTACTTTTGATGGATGAGCCTTTTTCTGGGCTTGATTATGATATGAAAGAAATTTTGATTGAGATTATTGGCCAAAGAGTAAGTGAAGGTATGAGCGTGGTTCTCGTTACACACGATAGAATGGAAGCTGTGAAGATGTCAAATAGAATTTATTTCTTATCAAGTAAAGGCGCAGTTATACAAAGAGAACTTGAAATAGACAAAGATTTCAAAGAGCGCGATTTTACGTTTATTAGCAAGATGATAGATGAAAATTTCAAAGGGCAAATTTATTATGATTAA
- a CDS encoding ABC transporter substrate-binding protein codes for MLNRRKFLGLSTALGVSAFAPNLFAKESFTMWGAPAIPSVIMAVAALQGELNKTYDVSINIWKTPDQLRAGVASGDIKVTMSPSNVAANLRNQGLDFAMLNLLTLGVMNAMVKDEKIKNLEDFVGKKLVMPFRGDMPDLVLRALCKKRGIDVSKIDITYTATPPEALLLFLQKDFDILIVPQPLGEATILRGKKAGVSVHYSVDFPKIWGESFGTKPIIPMAGIIVERGFYEKNLSLFDTLHSDLKNALSWILENKQSAAKIGSSYLPAPEVALANAFDKANLTVTKANELQNEIMAFFEEIYQFNPKFLGGKMPDKGLFL; via the coding sequence ATGTTAAATAGAAGAAAATTTTTAGGACTTAGCACAGCTTTAGGCGTTAGCGCATTTGCACCAAATTTATTTGCAAAAGAGAGCTTTACTATGTGGGGCGCACCAGCGATCCCAAGTGTCATAATGGCAGTTGCTGCGCTGCAAGGCGAGTTAAATAAAACTTATGATGTAAGTATAAATATATGGAAAACACCAGATCAGCTTCGTGCAGGCGTCGCTAGTGGGGATATCAAAGTCACGATGTCGCCATCAAATGTCGCTGCAAATTTAAGAAATCAAGGGCTTGATTTTGCGATGTTAAATTTACTAACTCTTGGCGTAATGAACGCTATGGTCAAGGATGAAAAGATCAAAAATTTAGAAGATTTTGTAGGCAAAAAGCTAGTCATGCCATTTCGAGGCGACATGCCTGATCTTGTCCTAAGAGCGCTTTGCAAGAAGAGAGGCATAGATGTTAGCAAGATAGACATCACCTATACAGCAACGCCACCTGAGGCTCTGCTTTTATTTTTACAAAAAGATTTTGACATTTTAATAGTTCCACAACCTCTTGGTGAAGCGACTATTTTGCGTGGTAAAAAAGCAGGCGTTAGCGTGCATTACTCAGTTGATTTTCCAAAAATTTGGGGCGAGAGCTTTGGCACAAAACCGATAATCCCAATGGCTGGCATTATCGTAGAAAGAGGCTTTTACGAGAAAAACTTAAGTCTATTTGACACGCTTCATAGCGATCTTAAAAATGCACTTTCATGGATACTTGAAAATAAGCAAAGTGCAGCAAAGATAGGCTCAAGCTACTTGCCAGCTCCAGAAGTAGCACTTGCAAATGCTTTTGATAAGGCAAATCTAACAGTAACAAAAGCAAATGAACTACAAAATGAGATCATGGCATTTTTTGAAGAAATTTATCAGTTTAATCCAAAATTTCTAGGTGGCAAGATGCCAGATAAAGGTCTATTTTTATGA
- a CDS encoding ABC transporter permease, with product MILIDGIKKDRSSFLKIIDYFWGGFSGFAVVFLILAIWQVGSEFSSPLLLPPPKDVFLKACEILKDYKNSEINITLCRSLIGVCSATFFGIFLGLIAGSFKSFAAFLKPVITLLLSMPPIIWIVLAIFWFGFGNFSTVFTIFITVLPLTFASSAVAMSSVDEELKEMFDAYNLGILKKIRHLYIPHLTSYIISSISVAVAMGVKIVIMAELLGANNGMGAKIANARAMLETTEVMAYVLLSITLIMLFEYLIIEPLKIALMPWRR from the coding sequence ATGATACTAATTGATGGCATCAAAAAAGATCGCTCAAGCTTTTTAAAAATAATTGACTATTTTTGGGGCGGATTTAGCGGATTTGCCGTAGTTTTTTTGATCTTAGCCATTTGGCAAGTGGGAAGCGAGTTTAGCTCCCCACTCTTGCTTCCGCCACCAAAAGATGTATTTTTAAAAGCCTGTGAAATTTTAAAAGATTACAAAAACAGCGAGATAAACATAACGCTTTGCAGATCACTGATCGGAGTTTGCTCGGCAACATTTTTTGGTATATTTTTAGGGCTAATAGCAGGTAGCTTTAAAAGTTTTGCAGCCTTTTTAAAGCCTGTTATCACCTTGCTTTTATCAATGCCGCCGATTATTTGGATAGTGCTTGCTATTTTTTGGTTTGGATTTGGAAATTTTAGCACCGTTTTTACTATCTTTATAACCGTTTTACCACTTACTTTCGCAAGCTCAGCAGTTGCCATGAGTAGCGTAGATGAGGAGCTAAAAGAGATGTTTGACGCTTATAATCTAGGAATTTTAAAAAAGATAAGACACCTTTACATCCCGCATCTTACAAGCTACATAATAAGCTCTATTAGCGTAGCTGTCGCAATGGGCGTAAAGATAGTCATAATGGCTGAGCTACTTGGCGCAAATAACGGCATGGGAGCAAAGATAGCAAATGCAAGAGCGATGCTTGAAACAACCGAGGTAATGGCGTATGTTCTTTTAAGCATCACTCTTATCATGCTTTTTGAATATCTCATCATCGAGCCATTAAAAATAGCTTTGATGCCTTGGAGAAGATGA